A region of Corvus cornix cornix isolate S_Up_H32 chromosome 3, ASM73873v5, whole genome shotgun sequence DNA encodes the following proteins:
- the RHAG gene encoding ammonium transporter Rh type A: protein MPPDFDTNMRFKFSILALLLEAIIIVLFGIFVDYDTAPLHEHLYPYFQDVHVMIFVGFGFLMTFLKKYGFSSVGFNMLIAAFGLQWGILMQGFWHMNEGKIIVDIKSMINADFSTATALISFGALLGKTSPVQMLILTLLEITIFACNEHLVTEVLEATDVGASMTIHAFGAYFGLAAAFILYRPGLTRKHENDESTYHSDMFAMIGTLFLWLFWPSFNSAIATGVKARPTAIINTYYSLAACTIVTFALSSLVDKRGKFSMVLVQNATLAGGVAVGTCADLEIHPFSAMFIGVIAGIVSVLGFQFLTPVLASKLKIQDTCGVHNLHGLPGILGGIAGIIVTAAKREIRNGHLLTPSMQAAALGSTLGIALVGGALTGAILKLPFLGQVSDQNCFDDSVYWEVPEEETVPEIHSSHHDEQSRLEVAM, encoded by the exons ATGCCTCCAGACTTTGACACCAACATGAGGTTCAAGTTCTCGATCCTGGCACTTCTTCTTGAAGCGATCatcattgttttgtttgggatATTTGTGGATTATGACACAGCTCCTCTTCATGAACATTTATACCCAT ACTTTCAGGATGTCCATGTGATGATATTTGTTGGATTTGGTTTCCTGATGacctttctgaagaaatatgGATTCAGTAGTGTTGGTTTCAACATGCTCATTGCTGCCTTTGGTCTCCAGTGGGGAATTTTGATGCAAGGATTTTGGCACATGAATGAAGGGAAGATTATTGTTGACATCAAAAG CATGATAAATGCAGACTTCAGTACAGCAACTGCTTTGATTTCATTTGGAGCACTCCTGGGGAAAACAAGTCCCGTTCAGATGCTGATCCTGACACTTCTGGAGATCACCATCTTTGCATGCAATGAACATCTAGTTACTGAAGTATTAGAG GCCACAGATGTTGGAGCTTCGATGACTATCCATGCTTTTGGAGCTTATTTTGGTCTGGCTGCAGCTTTCATCTTGTACCGTCCTGGTCTgacaagaaaacatgaaaatgatGAATCCACCTATCATTCAGACATGTTTGCCATGATTG GTACCCTGTTCCTTTGGCTTTTTTGGCCCAGTTTCAACTCTGCCATTGCAACTGGTGTGAAAGCCCGGCCAACAGCCATTATCAACACTTACTACTCCTTGGCTGCCTGTACCATCGTAACATTTGCCCTCTCCAGCTTGGTGGATAAAAGAGGCAAATTCAGTATG GTTCTCGTTCAAAATGCCACCCTGGCAGGAGGAGTAGCAGTGGGTACCTGTGCTGACCTGGAAATCCACCCTTTTTCTGCCATGTTCATTGGGGTCATTGCTGGAATTGTATCTGTCCTTGGATTCCAGTTCCTGACT CCTGTGTTGGCATCCAAGCTGAAAATTCAGGACACTTGTGGAGTTCATAATTTACATGGTTTACCTGGAATTCTGGGAGGTATTGCTGGCATCATAGTAACTGCGGCAAAAAGGGAAATTAG GAATGGTCACTTGCTTACTCCTAGCATgcaggctgctgccctgggcagtaCACTTGGAATTGCACTGGTGGGAGGAGCACTGACAG GTGCTATTCTAAAGCTGCCCTTCTTGGGACAAGTATCTGACCAGAACTGCTTTGATGACTCTGTTTATTGGGAG GTTCCAGAGGAGGAGACAGTACCCGAAATTCACTCCAGCCACCATGACGAGCAGAGCAGACTTGAAGTTGCCATGTAG
- the LOC104685371 gene encoding cytochrome P450 2K1-like, which translates to MDWKSSNSIVFVFILALLSIFKTTGLWNSSTSTVLVLILAFLSILKTAGFWNNQGQNFPPGPRPLPIIGNILLFDLKRPYRTYLQLSKKYGPVFSVQMGHRKIVVISGYETVKEALVNQADAFAERPKVPVFEDLTKGNGVIFARGENWKVMRRFTLTTLRDFGMGKKVIEDRIVEEYGHLADTIASQEGKPFDASKIINAAVANIIVAMLLGKRFDYKDSRFVRLLHLTNESMRLAGKPLVTMYNIFPYLGFFLRANKPLLRNRDEFQDYVRVTFVEHLKNLDKNDQRSLIDAFLVKQQEKSTISGYFHNDNLLSLVSNLFTAGLETISTTLNWGLLLMLKYPEIQKKVQEEIEQVIGSNPPRIEHRAQMPYTDAVIHEIQRFANILPLDLPHETAADVTLKGYFIPKGTYIIPLLTSVLKDQSQWEKPDMFYPEHFLDASGKFVKKDAFMPFSAGRRICAGETLAKMELFLFFTSLLQRFNFHPPPGVSNSDLDLSPAISFNIIPKPYEICATARS; encoded by the exons ATGGACTGGAAGAGCAGCAATTCCATTGTTTTTGTGTTCATCCTGGCTCTTCtatccatttttaaaacaacaggTTTGTGGAACAGCAGCACTTCCACCGTTTTAGTGCTGATCCTGGCTTTTCTATCCATTTTGAAAACAGCAGGTTTCTGGAACAACCAAGGACAGAATTTTCCTCCAGGACCAAGACCATTACCTATAATTGGAAATATTCTTTTGTTTGATTTGAAGAGACCCTACAGGACTTATCTACAG CTGTCCAAAAAATATGGTCCAGTCTTCAGTGTTCAGATGGGACACAGGAAAATTGTAGTGATTTCTGGGTATGAGACAGTGAAGGAAGCTCTCGTAAACCAGGCAGATGCATTTGCAGAGAGACCTAAAGTCCCAGTCTTTGAAGATTTGACCAAGGGAAACG GGGTTATTTTTGCTCGTGGTGAAAACTGGAAGGTGATGAGAAGATTTACCCTCACAACCTTACGAGACTTTGGGATGGGCAAAAAGGTCATTGAGGATCGAATCGTGGAGGAGTATGGGCACCTGGCGGACACCATCGCCTCACAGGAAG GAAAGCCCTTCGATGCCAGCAAAATAATTAATGCAGCAGTTGCTAATATAATTGTGGCAATGTTGCTTGGAAAACGATTTGACTATAAAGACTCCAGATTTGTGAGACTTCTACATCTGACCAATGAAAGCATGAGGCTTGCTGGGAAACCTTTGGTTACG ATGTACAATATCTTCCCATACCTTGGATTCTTCCTAAGGGCTAACAAGCCTCTCCTCCGAAACAGAGATGAATTCCAGGATTATGTACGAGTTACTTTTGTAGAACATCTCAAAAACCTGGACAAAAATGACCAAAGAAGTTTAATTGATGCTTTCCTGGTTAAACAGCAGGAG aaatccaCTATCAGTGGGTATTTCCATAATGACAACTTGCTAAGCTTGGTGAGCAATTTGTTTACTGCTGGTCTTGAGACAATTTCCACCACACTAAACTGGGGCTTGCTGCTGATGCTGAAGTACCCTGAAATCCAGA aaaaggtTCAAGAAGAGATAGAGCAAGTGATAGGGTCCAACCCCCCACGGATCGAGCACCGAGCTCAGATGCCATACACAGATGCTGTCATCCATGAAATTCAGAGGTTTGCCAATATCCTGCCCCTGGATTTGCCTCATGAGACTGCTGCAGATGTCACCCTCAAAGGCTATTTCATTCCCAAG GGAACCTACATCATCCCTTTACTGACTTCCGTCCTGAAAGACCAGTCGCAGTGGGAGAAACCAGACATGTTCTACCCTGAGCACTTCCTTGATGCCAGTGGGAAATTTGTGAAGAAAGATGCTTTCATGCCTTTTTCAGCAG GGCGGAGGATCTGTGCTGGAGAGACTCTTGCCAAAATGgagctcttcctcttcttcaccAGTCTCCTGCAGAGGTTCAACTTCCACCCTCCACCTGGAGTTTCCAACTCAGACCTGGACCTCAGCCCTGCCATTTCATTTAATATCATCCCCAAACCCTATGAAATATGTGCCACAGCACGTTCCTAG